The genomic stretch TGCTGGAACTGTTGGACGGCGCGATCGACCGCTTGCAGCGCGAGCGGCTCGCGGCCCCGGCCGAAGCGCCGGAAGACGACAAGACCCTGGCCTCGTCGCTGGCGCGTCTGCTGGCGCGCCCGGTCGATCACACCTTGCGCGTGCGCGTGCTGGGTCATGGCACGGTCTATCTGTGCACGCGCAGCCGCATGTACTGCATGGACTTCGCCCAGGAACAGTTGGGCAAGGCGCTGGAATCCAAGCGCTTCGTGCTCACCGCGATCGCGCCGGACTCGCCGGAACTGAGCGCCGAGCGCGATCACGGCTCGCCGCTGGACGAATTGCTGTGGCCGATCGGGCTGATGACGCCGCGCGAACAGGCGACGCGGCAGGAGCGCCATCGCCTGCGCCAGTGGCCGGACTTCGCGCGCCTGCCGCACGAGCCCCGCCATCTGCAGGCCTGCGCCGTGCTGGCAGCCACGGCGATGGATGCGCGCGAACTGGCCGCCGCCACCGGCCTGAGCGACACCGAAGCCGACCATTTCCTGCACGCCTGCGAGTTGTGCGGCGTATTGGAAGCGGCGGCCGCCGAACCGCCGCCGCCCGCGCCCACCCCAAGCAAACCCACAGGCGGTCTGTTCGATCGCCTGTGGCGGCGCTGGCTGAAATAGGGAGAGTCCGATGCCCCGCGAATACATCGTGCTGGTGGCCGGCCCCATGGGCGCCGGCAAGACCACCGCCATCGCCGCGCTCAGCGAAATACCGGTGGTGCTCACCGAGGCGGTCAACACCGATCAGGCGCGCCATGCCAAGGCCACCACCACGGTGGCGCTGGATTACGGCGAGATCTCGCTGGGCGACGGCGACAAGGTGCGGCTCTACGGCGTGCCGGGGCAGGACCGCTTCGATTTCATGTGGCGCATCCTGGAAAAGCGCTCGCTGGGCATGATGCTGCTGATCGACAACGGCGCCACCGACCCCTTGTCCGATCTGGAGCGCTATCTGCATCACTTCGACACGTTGGGCGCGCGCAGTGCGCTGGTGGTCGGCGTGACCCGTCGCGACCAGGGCGGCACGCCGCCGATGGAGGCCTACCACGCGCGCCTGGGACGGCTGGGCCGGGTGCTGCCGGTGTTCTCGGTGGATGCGCGCAACGCCGCGCAGGTGCGCACCATGCTGGGCGCGCTGATCGCCATGGTCGAAGCCAAGGCCGCCGCGCGTGCGCACGCGGGGGCCGTCGCATGAGCGCGCACGATCTGCATTCGCCCTGTCGCGACGTGCTGGAAGCGCTGGTGACCCAGACCCTGGGCGTGGACTCGGCGGCGGTGGTCACCGGCGACGGTTTCGAGGTCGCCGCGGTGCTGCGCGAGGGCGTGGCCGGCGAGCGCCTGGCGGCGATGGTGAGTTCGCTGCTCGCGCTGAGCGAAGCGGTGGCGCTGGAGCTGGGCATGAACGGTTGCCGCAACGTCATCGTCGAAACCGAGGCCGGCGCGGTGGTGACCCTGCGCATTCCGGCTTCAGGCCGCGAACTGCTGATGAGCGTGCTGTGCAGCGACGCGGCCAGCCTGGGCTCGGTGCTGTACGCCGCGCGCGACACCGCGCGCACCCTGGGGCAGCGCCTGACGACCTGATCCGCATAACGGCCGCGGACGTCGCATCGGGTCCGCCGCCGTCCACTGTCCGGTGCGAAAGGGAGGAGTAGGGGCCATGGGCAATCTGACGCAATCGCTGGAAGAACTGATGCAGATCGACGGCGCGGCCGCCGCCGCGGTGGTGGATTCCAACAGCGGCATGGTGCTGGGCAAGGCCGGCGGCGGCGTGGACCTGGACGTCGCCGGCGCCGGCAACACCGAAGTGGTGCGCGCCAAACTCAAGACGATGAAATCGCTGGGCCTCAAGGACAACATCGAGGACATCCTGATCACCCTGGGCAAGCAGTACCACGTGATCCGGCCCATGGCCGAGCGCTCGGGCGTCTTCATCTACCTGGTGCTGGACAAGGCCAAGTCCAGCCTGGCGCTGGCGCGGATCAAGACTGCGGAAATCGAGGCGGGGATGTCGCTGTAGCCGCTGTCTTCTGGGCTCCCGGCGCCGGGTGGCCGCCGGGGGGCCAGTCGCGGCGGGGGGCCGCGGCGGCCAGTTGAGATTCGCCGGTAAGGGCGTACATTCTGTGCCTACATGCCACGCTCTGGGGGCTGGACATGCAGCACAGGGATGTCGCTGCGGCGCGTAGCGCGAACTGGTACGCGACGCCCGGCAGCAAGAAGGCGCCATGGCGCGTCTGGCTGGGTTTTGTCGCCCTGGTGTTCGCCGCGGGGCTGGCCACGGTGATTTCCGCCGCCGTGATCGAGATCCAGGCCGGCGCCACCGCCTATCTGGTCGGCGAGGGCCATTGGTCGCGGGCGCGGCTGGAAATCGTCTACCACCTGGACCGCTACGCGGCGCGCGGCGATCCGCGCGAACTGGCGTTGGCGCGCAAGGCGCTGGAAGTGCCCATGGGCGATCGCGCCGGACGACTGGCGCTGGAGCGCAGCCCGCCGGACCTGCAGGCGGCCGCGCAGGGCTTTCGCGCCGGCCGCAACGCCGAGGCGGATATCCCGCGTCTGATCTGGGTGTACCGCAATTTTTCCAAGGCGCCGTTCTTCGCCGACGCGGTCGCGATCTGGCGCGAGGCCGAACCGCACATCTTCCGGCTGCAGGCCATCGCCGATCAGCTGGAAGCGCACTGGCGCCAGCCGGGCGCCGGCGCCGCCGGACCGCAGGTGCGCGCGGAATTGGACCGCATCGGCCGAACTCTGCAGCCGATGGAGCGGCGCTTCGCCGACACCCTGCTCGACGGCGTCGCGCAGGTGCGGGTGATGCTGCTGCTGGTCAGCGGCGTGCTGTTCGTGGTCATCGCCGCGCTCGCGGTGCTCGCCTACTACTCGTCGCTGCGCCGCATCCGCGCCACCGAGAGCCGCTTCCGCGCCGCCTTCCAGCAGGCCAGCGTGGGCATGGTCAAGCTCAACACCGATGGACTGGTGCTGGCCGCCAACGAGGAACTGGCGGCGATGCTGGGCCATTCCGCCGAGTACCTGGTGGGCACGCGCTTCAGCGACCATCTCAACGACGGCGGCGCGGCCGACGACAGCTGGATGAACGCCACCGCGCCGGTGGAACACCGCGTGCGCCGCGCCGACGGCAGCCAGTTCTGGGGCCGCATCACCACCTCCAACGTACAGGTGGAGCATGGCGACGGCCGCATCTTCCTCATCGTCGAGGACGTGTCCGAGGCGCGCGACCTGACCCAGATCCTGACCTTCCAGGCCAGTCACGACGGCCTCACCGGCCTGATCAACCGGCGCGAGATCGAGCAACGCCTGGACGGTCTGCTCGCGCAGGCGCACGCCGACGGGCGCCGCCACACCCTGTGCTTCCTCGATCTGGATCAGTTCAAGCTCATCAACGACACCTGCAGCCACGCCGCCGGCGACGAAGTGCTGCGGCTGATCGCGACGACCCTGCCCGGCCATCTGCGTCCGCAGGATTGGATGGGCCGCCTGGGTGGCGACGAGTTCGCGGTGCTGCTGCACGACACGCCGGTCGACGCCGCGACCGCGCTCGCCGGCCGCATGAACCAGATCCTGGCCGATACCTGCCTGCTGTGGGAGGGCCACCATTTCGCCCTGACCGCGAGCATCGGCCTGGTCGAGATCAACGCCGAAAGCCCGACCGTGGCCTGGCTGCTGCGCGCGGCCGACACCGCCTGCTACCTGGCCAAGGACGGCGGCCGCAACAGCATCCAGGTCTATGCCGAAAGCGACGCCGAGGTCGCCCAGCGCCACCGCGAGATGCACTGGATCGACCAGACCCGGTCGGCGATCGCCGAAGACCGCCTGCAGCTGTACGCGCAGCGCATCGTGCCCTTGGATCCGGCCGCGGGCGGACTGCAGTACGAGATCCTAGTTCGCCTGCGCGACCACAACGGCAACCTGTGCCAGCCCGGCGCGTTCCTGCCGGCGGCCGAGCGTTACGGCCAGGCCAGCATGATCGACCTGCAGGTGCTGACGCTAACGGTGCAGGCCTTGTCGCGCAACCGCGCGCACCTGAACCAGCTGGAGCTGTGCCACGTGAACGTGTCTGGCCAGTCGGCGGCGTCGCGCGACTTCTGCCGGCGCGCCGAAGCGCTGCTGACGGCCAACCCCGAGGTGGCCCGCAAGCTGTGCTTCGAGCTGACCGAGACCGCGTCCATCGACCGGCTGTCGCAAGCGCGCGCCTTCATCGAGACCGTGCATGCGCACGGTTGCCTGGTGGCGCTGGACGATTTCGGCAGCGGCCTGTCGTCGTTCGCCTATCTCAAGAGCCTGCCGGTGGACATCCTCAAGATCGACGGCCTGTTCGTGCGCGACATCGATCGCAACGACCTGGACTACGCCGTGGTCCGCGCGATCACCGAGGTCGCGCGTTCGCAGGGCAAGCGCACCGTGGCCGAATGGGCCGAGACGCCCGCCGTGCTGCAGCGCCTGCGCGACATCGGCGTGGATGCCGCCCAGGGCTATGCCATCCACGAGCCCTGCCCGCTGCAGGAACTGATCCGCCAGGTCGGCCCGGCCGCGCCGACATCCCACGTCGCCTGATCGCGCCAAACTAGTGGCCCGGCCTCAGCCTGGTGCCAGACGTAGTCGGCACCCGGCAGATTTGCACTAAGATGGTGCAATGTCGCCCGAATCGCCTCCCGCACCGGCCCTGGACGGCCTGACCACGCCGCTGGCCTGGAGCGACGCGGGCGGTGCGATCCTGGGCTGCAACCTGGCGTTTTCGCGCTGGCTCGGGGTCAGCGCGCGGCGGCTCAACGGCTGGCCGCTGGCCGGGCTGGACGCGGGCGACGGCCGCCTGGCCGCGGCGCTGACGCGCACCGCCGCCGACGAGTCGCTGCGGCTGCGCCGCATCCGCCTGCGCTACGCCGACGGCGACGAGCGCTTCGCCGACCTGTGGCTGAGCCGGCACGGCGAAGGCGGCTGGCTGCTGGAGGCGCATCCGGTGGACGAGTTCCCCGGCGACGATCCGGCGCTGCTGCTGCCGTCGGCCTTGTCGGCCTCGCTCAAGGGCCTGGCGCACGAGCTGCGCAATCCGCTGGCCGGCGTCAAAGGCGCGGCGCAGTTGCTGGCGCGGCGTCTGGACGCGGGCAACGGTCACAACGGCGATTCGCGCGAGCTGGTCGAACTGATCGACAGCGAAGTCGATCGCCTGACCGCGTTGCTGGACCGCCTGCTCAACCCGGCGCCGCCGCGCGCGCATGCGCCGCTCAACATCCATGCGGTGCTGGAGCGCGTGCTGCGCCTGGCCGAAAGCGAAGCGGGCTGGGCGCTGCGCCTGGTGCGCGACTACGACCCCAGCCTGCCCGAGTTCGCCGGCGACGCCGACCGGCTGATGCAGGCGCTGTGGAACCTGGTGCGCAACGCCATCGAGGCCGGCGCCAGCCAGGTCAGCCTGCGCACGCGCGCTGAGCACGGCGTGCGCATCGCCGAGGCGATCCACCCGATCGCGCTGCGCCTGGAGATTTCCGACGACGGCCGCGGCGTGCCCGAGGAACTGGCCGAGCAGCTGTTCCTGCCGCTGGTGTCCGGCCGCGCCGAGGGCAGCGGCCTGGGCCTGGCGCTGGCGCAGCAGGTCGCGCGCGAGCACCGCGGTTCGCTGGCCTACCGCTCGCGCCCGGGCCACACCGTGTTCACCCTGCTGCTGCCGATGCACATCGAAGAGGGGGCGCCGCCCGCATGAACGCCAGCTCGGCAACGCCGGCGCGCGTGTGGGTGGTCGACGACGACCGCAGCGTGCGCTTCGTCCTGGCCACCGCGCTGCGCGAGGCCGGCTACAGCGTGGACGGCTTCGAAAACGCCGACGACGTGCTCGCGGCGCTGGCGCTGCGCGGCGCGCCCGACCTGCTCTACACCGACGTGCGCATGCCCGGCGACGACGGCCTGGTCTTGCTGGACAAGCTCAAGGCCGCCGCGCCGCGCCTGCCGGTGATCGTGATGAGCGCCTACACCGACGTGGCCAGCACCGCCGGCGCGTTCCGCGGCGGCGCGCACGAGTTCCTGTCCAAGCCCTTCGATCTGGACGATGCGGTGGCGCTGGCCGCGCGCGCGCTGGGCACCGAGCACGGCGCCGCTGCGCCCGCGGCCGAGGCCGCGCCGCCCGCCGATACGCTGATCGGCGACACGCCGGCCATGCGCACCTTGTTCCGCGCGATCGGCCGCCTGGCGCAGGCGCCGCTGTCGGTGCTGATCACCGGCGAAACCGGCACCGGCAAGGAACTGGTCGCGCGCGCGCTGCACCGCGAATCGCCGCGCGCCGCGCGCCCGTTCGTGGCGCTCAACACCGCGGCGATCCCGGCCGAGCTGCTGGAAAGCGAATTGTTCGGCCACGAGGCCGGCGCCTTCACCGGCGCGCAGCGCCGCCACATCGGCCGCTTCGAGCAGGCCGACGGCGGCAGCCTGTTCCTGGACGAAATCGGCGACATGCCGCTGACTTTGCAGACGCGGCTGCTGCGCGTACTGGCCGAGGGCGAGTTCTTCCGCGTCGGCGGGCGCGAGCTGATCCGCGTGGACGTGCGTGTGATCGCCGCCACCCACCAGGACCTGGAAACTCTGGTCGCCGAGGGCCGCTTTCGCGCCGATCTGCTGCACCGGTTGGACGTGGTACGCCTTCGCCTGCCGCCGCTGCGCGAACGCCGCGCCGACATCGCCCAACTGGCCGAGCGCTTCCTGGCCGCGGCCGCGGCCAAGTTCGCGGCCACGCCCAAACGCCTGTCCAAGCCCGCGCTGGAACGGCTGCTGGCGCACGACTGGCCCGGCAACGTGCGCGAACTGGAGAACGTGTGCTGGCGCCTGGCCGCGTTGGCGCCGGCCGACAGCATCACCCGCGCCGACCTGGACGAAGTGCTGGCCGCCTCCGGCCCCGCGCGCGCGGCCGACGACGACTGGGACGCGCGCCTGTCGGCCTGGGCGCGCGCGCAGCTGGCCGAAGGCGCGCAGGACCTGCACGCGCATGCGCGCGAACGCTTCGACCGCGCCCTGCTGGAGGCGGCGCTGGAGCACACCGGCGGCCGCCGCACCGAAGCCGCCGCGCGCCTGGGCCTGGGCCGCAACACGCTGACCCGAAAACTGGGCACGGGGCGCAAGCGCAGCTAGCGATCCGCGCACACCTGCGCGGGTCGCGGCGACGGCCCGACGGCGGTGTGCGGACTCTGCTTGGTTTCACCGTTGCTGAACCGGCCGCGCGCTAGCCTCGTATGCTTGGACTTACAGCA from Lysobacter silvisoli encodes the following:
- the ntrC gene encoding nitrogen regulation protein NR(I), translating into MNASSATPARVWVVDDDRSVRFVLATALREAGYSVDGFENADDVLAALALRGAPDLLYTDVRMPGDDGLVLLDKLKAAAPRLPVIVMSAYTDVASTAGAFRGGAHEFLSKPFDLDDAVALAARALGTEHGAAAPAAEAAPPADTLIGDTPAMRTLFRAIGRLAQAPLSVLITGETGTGKELVARALHRESPRAARPFVALNTAAIPAELLESELFGHEAGAFTGAQRRHIGRFEQADGGSLFLDEIGDMPLTLQTRLLRVLAEGEFFRVGGRELIRVDVRVIAATHQDLETLVAEGRFRADLLHRLDVVRLRLPPLRERRADIAQLAERFLAAAAAKFAATPKRLSKPALERLLAHDWPGNVRELENVCWRLAALAPADSITRADLDEVLAASGPARAADDDWDARLSAWARAQLAEGAQDLHAHARERFDRALLEAALEHTGGRRTEAAARLGLGRNTLTRKLGTGRKRS
- a CDS encoding roadblock/LC7 domain-containing protein, which gives rise to MSAHDLHSPCRDVLEALVTQTLGVDSAAVVTGDGFEVAAVLREGVAGERLAAMVSSLLALSEAVALELGMNGCRNVIVETEAGAVVTLRIPASGRELLMSVLCSDAASLGSVLYAARDTARTLGQRLTT
- a CDS encoding two-component system sensor histidine kinase NtrB, producing MSPESPPAPALDGLTTPLAWSDAGGAILGCNLAFSRWLGVSARRLNGWPLAGLDAGDGRLAAALTRTAADESLRLRRIRLRYADGDERFADLWLSRHGEGGWLLEAHPVDEFPGDDPALLLPSALSASLKGLAHELRNPLAGVKGAAQLLARRLDAGNGHNGDSRELVELIDSEVDRLTALLDRLLNPAPPRAHAPLNIHAVLERVLRLAESEAGWALRLVRDYDPSLPEFAGDADRLMQALWNLVRNAIEAGASQVSLRTRAEHGVRIAEAIHPIALRLEISDDGRGVPEELAEQLFLPLVSGRAEGSGLGLALAQQVAREHRGSLAYRSRPGHTVFTLLLPMHIEEGAPPA
- a CDS encoding GTP-binding protein, producing MPREYIVLVAGPMGAGKTTAIAALSEIPVVLTEAVNTDQARHAKATTTVALDYGEISLGDGDKVRLYGVPGQDRFDFMWRILEKRSLGMMLLIDNGATDPLSDLERYLHHFDTLGARSALVVGVTRRDQGGTPPMEAYHARLGRLGRVLPVFSVDARNAAQVRTMLGALIAMVEAKAAARAHAGAVA
- a CDS encoding putative bifunctional diguanylate cyclase/phosphodiesterase — translated: MQHRDVAAARSANWYATPGSKKAPWRVWLGFVALVFAAGLATVISAAVIEIQAGATAYLVGEGHWSRARLEIVYHLDRYAARGDPRELALARKALEVPMGDRAGRLALERSPPDLQAAAQGFRAGRNAEADIPRLIWVYRNFSKAPFFADAVAIWREAEPHIFRLQAIADQLEAHWRQPGAGAAGPQVRAELDRIGRTLQPMERRFADTLLDGVAQVRVMLLLVSGVLFVVIAALAVLAYYSSLRRIRATESRFRAAFQQASVGMVKLNTDGLVLAANEELAAMLGHSAEYLVGTRFSDHLNDGGAADDSWMNATAPVEHRVRRADGSQFWGRITTSNVQVEHGDGRIFLIVEDVSEARDLTQILTFQASHDGLTGLINRREIEQRLDGLLAQAHADGRRHTLCFLDLDQFKLINDTCSHAAGDEVLRLIATTLPGHLRPQDWMGRLGGDEFAVLLHDTPVDAATALAGRMNQILADTCLLWEGHHFALTASIGLVEINAESPTVAWLLRAADTACYLAKDGGRNSIQVYAESDAEVAQRHREMHWIDQTRSAIAEDRLQLYAQRIVPLDPAAGGLQYEILVRLRDHNGNLCQPGAFLPAAERYGQASMIDLQVLTLTVQALSRNRAHLNQLELCHVNVSGQSAASRDFCRRAEALLTANPEVARKLCFELTETASIDRLSQARAFIETVHAHGCLVALDDFGSGLSSFAYLKSLPVDILKIDGLFVRDIDRNDLDYAVVRAITEVARSQGKRTVAEWAETPAVLQRLRDIGVDAAQGYAIHEPCPLQELIRQVGPAAPTSHVA